DNA from Odocoileus virginianus isolate 20LAN1187 ecotype Illinois chromosome 25, Ovbor_1.2, whole genome shotgun sequence:
GTTACAGGATGCaaagttaatatacagaaatttgttGCATAGTTGCGTATTAATACAAACAATGAGCTCTCAGAGAAATTAATACAGCAATCTCATTTACCACCAcatcaaatagaataaaatacataggaataaatctaattAAGGAGCTAAAAATATCTGTACTTAGGTAACTTACAActcattgatgaaagaaattgacaGCAACACAACTTAAGTttccatcaacatatgaatggataaagaggaagtggtgtgtgtgtgcgttcacACACactagaatactactcagccgtaaaaagaatgaaattttggtATTTACTGCCttgtggatggacttggaggacattatgctaagaaaaataagtcagacaaagacaaatactgtatgatatcacttatatttgggctctataaaatacaaaaaactagtgaatatgacagaggaagaaaactcacagatacagagaacaaacgagttgttaccagtggggaggtggaggaggagtaGTGTAGGGGTGGGAGAGTGTGAGGCACAAACTGCTGGGTGTAAGATAGGCTACTGGGGTGTATTACATAActcaaggaatatagccaatacttGTCATAAATGTAAGTGGAGTGAAACCTTAAAAAATTGTAtagaaagtaaaaatcaaaaaaaattaagttatctTTAATTGAATTCTTGTTGAAGAATAAATCACTGTAGAGAACAATATTGGGAAAATGGGGAAAAGTTCAAATGTGAACTTCATACTTGATGTTGTTAAATTACTTGGGGATTAGAATAATATAATATGAAAATGTCTATTATTTTCAGATGTATGTTGAAGTTTTTATGGTAAACTTTCATAATGTcatcatacacatatacacacacacatacatacgtaTTTGGAAATAGCTTACAAGTCAAATGTAAAATGCTAATAGTTATTTAATCTTGACTTAAACGTCTGTGGCCATTCTGTTGACTTTGAtatgtttgagatttttcaaaataaatttgtaaGAATTCATTTTGATCCACATCGAGAATGATCCACATCATTCTTGAATCTCTGCTCTGTCCACTTGACAGCGTTGTTTCTTGGAAGTTTTCCTCTGCTGCTACTTTTACTTCTTTATGTTGTGTATAGTATGACTTAGTGGTTAAGAACATGGGTATGGAGCTAGAtagcctgggtttgattcctgagctCCACCTTAGTATTTCTGTGGATAAATTATGGGACCTCTGTATCCCTCATATCTTTTAAGTGGAGTTATATGAAGTGAGAATAATGCAGTGAAGGTAAAAAGACAATAGATGTGACGAGTAGCCAAATGGGTACTGGTGAAAAGTAATTTGTAAGCTAAAGACTATTTGAGGATTGTTTTAAAATAGACTATAAAAATGCAAGGCAAGAGACATGAATGTCTTGGTTCTCATTTATTCAGTTACAGATAATGTGTCTTGACCAAACAAGgttaaataataaaatctgttggattataagggatttgatttaggtcatacctgaatggtctagtggttttccctactttcttcaatttaagtctgaatttggcaatagggagttcatgatataagccacagtcagctcccagtcttgtttttgctgattgtatagagcttctccatctttggctgcaaagaatataatcaatctgattttgctgttgaccatctggtgaagtccatgtatagacctaaatcaaatcacttatgactatacagtggaagtgagaaatggatttaagggactagatctgatagacagagtgcctgatgaactatggacagaggtttgtgacactgtacaggacacagggatcaagactatccccatggaaaagaaatgcaacaaaggaaatggctgtctgaggaggccttataaatagctgtgaaaagaggagtgaaaagcaaaggagaaaaggaaagatattcccatttgaatgcagaattccaaagaatagcaaggagagataagaaagccttcctcagcaatcagtgcaaagaaatagagaaaaacaatagaatgggaaagactagagatctcttcaagaaaagtagagataccaagggaacatttcatgcaaagatgggctcgataaaggacggaagtggtagggacctaacagaagcagaagatgttaagaagagttggcaagaatacacagaagaactgtacaaaaggcTTTGtacaaaagatcttcacgacccagataatcacgatgatgtgatcactcacctagagccagatatcctggaatgagaagtcaagtgggccttagaaagcatcactacaaacaaagctagtggagttgatagaattccagttgagctatttcaaatcctgaaagatggtgctgttagtgctgcactcaatatgccagcaaatttggaaaactcagcattagctacaggactagaaaaggtcagtttcattccaatcccaaagaaaggcaatgccaaagaatgctcaaactactgcacagttgcactcatctcacacactagtaaagtaatgctcaaaattctccaagccaggctttaccaatacgtgaattgtgaactttagatgttcaagctggttttagaaaaggcagaggaaccggagatcgaattgccaacatctgctggatcattgaataagcaagagagttccagaaaaacatctatttctgctttcttgactatgccaaaaccttgtctgtgtggctcacaataaactgtggacaatccttaaagagatgggaataccagaccatctgacctgtctcctgagaaatctgtatgcagatcaggaagcatcagttaaaactggacatggaacaacagactggttccaaatcgggaaaggagtatgtcaaggctgtatattgtcaccctgtttatttaacttatatgcagagtgcatcatgagaaatgctgggctggaagaagcacaagctggaatcaagattgctgggagaaataccaataacctcagatatgcagatgacaccacccttatggcagaaagtgaagaggaactaaaaagcctcttgatgaaagtgaaagaggagagtgaaaaagttggcttaaagctcagcattcagaaaactaagatcatggcatctggtcccatcacttcatggcaaataggtggggaaacagtgaaaccgTGTCagtattttttttggggggggtgtgctccaaaatcactacagatggtgattgcagccatgaaattaaaagatgcttactccttggaaggaaagttatgacctacctagattaaaaagcagaggcattactttgccaacaaaggtctgtcttgtcaaggccgtggtttttccagtggtcatgtatggatgtgagagttggactgtgaagaaagctgagcactgaaaaattgattcttttgaactgtggtgttggaagactcttgagagtccctcagactgcaaggagatccaaccagtccatcctaaaagagatcagtcctgggtgttcattggaaggactgatgttgaaactgaaactccaaaactttgcccacctcatgtgaagagctgactcatttgaaaagatcctgatgctgtgaaagattgagggcagggggagaaggggatgacagaggatgacatggctggatggcatcactgacttgatggacatgggtttgggtggcctccgggagttggtgatggacggggaggcctgacgtgctgtgattcatggggtcacaaagagtcagacacgactgagcgactgaactgaactgagctgttggATTATAAAACCAGCCAAATAGTTTATTCCAGTGATCCTGGGTTGATTTCTCCATGACTTCCTCAGCTGTGTCTTCTGTTGTATATTGACTTCATCTCTGGGCTGGTTTCCCTCCTTTTGGCAAAATGGATGTAGATTATCCCAGCTATCATGTTCAGACACCAATCAAGAGGGAGaaatactatcttttttttttttttttttttttttatttttttattttttttttttttaagagggagaAATACTATCTTTTATGATTgtcttttcaaataaacaataCATATTTTCCAGAAACATatagaaaaatcacttttttttttttttttggtcttattgACCCCAAATAAGTTACATATTCTTTCCTTAACAGACCTCTGGGATACAGTATTGCTAAGGGTTGAGGTGGGTGGGGCAGAAATACATAACAAAAATCATTGCACTTGTAGAAAAGGGAAGCTAAATCAGTACATTCAAGTCCGAAAACTAAAAATATCCATTTATATAGACAGTGAGAATAGGAcatacagttcagttcaaaagcatcaatttttcagtgctcagctttctttatagtccaactctcacttccatacatgactactggaaaagtcatagcctttactagacagacctttgttggcaaagtaatgtctgctttttaatatgctgtctaggttggtcataactttccttccaaggagtgtcagtaagcgtctttttaatttcattgctgcaatcaccatctgcagtgattctggagccccccaaaataaagtcagccactgtttccccatctatttgccatgaaatgatgggaccggaaggacttcacttgtggctcagatggtaaagcgtctgcctacagtgaggtagacccagtttcaatccctgggttggaaagagcctctggagaaggaaatggcaacccactcccgtactcttgcctggaaaacccatggatagaggagcgtggtaggctactgtccatggggttgcaaagagtcagacatgactgagtgacttcacttggtCACTtggatgagaccggatgccatgatcttagttttctgaatgttgagctttaaggcaactttttcactctcctctttcactttcatcaagaggctctttagttcttcttcattttctgccataagggtggtgtcatctgcatatctgaggttattgatgtttctcctggcaatcttgattccagcttatgcttcatccaccccagcatacAATATCCCTCTAATTCTGAGCTGTCAAAGATTTTGTTATCTAGATTCCCTTTTTGCTCATAAAGTATCTTATGATCATAAAGAACTATGTTTATATGTAATATGTCTATCTGTATTTATAGTATTAGaaataaccatgaaattaaaatttattaatccagtgaaaagtaaaataagtctAGTATATATTTGCttacataattaaaatatatcgAAGGAAAAGTTTATTGAATCACCAAATGTCTTAGGTACCTTGTTAAGTATTGGTGATACGAAATGAGTTATATCATGTTTGATATTCATGGGAAGAAAATAGGCCTTCATTTTATTATCCAACAGCTAcaatttgctattcttttctttaCTATTGCTCCTGTCTGTGCATTCCTCTACTTTCAGAGTATTCTCCagtttctgttttcctcatctgATACAGAGTTAGTCTTCTTGCTTTATGTCTCTTTCTAGTCAGTTGCACGATCAGGTTTTGAAGTGTACAATTGCATTACTCTGCCCCAAGGACACTTAAGTGTCTGATGGTGTCTAAGATAAATTCAGATTTCTTAGGGTGACATTTAAGATTCTCAAGTAACTTGATCTGCTTCTCCCCTTTTCCCCTATATTCACCAATAGCTCTCTCCAACTATTTTGTCCACTTTCTGAgtctctccccatcctccccttccAGTACCACACTCTTTTCCATAAACATTGAACCTGGTCATGATCATTCCTGTTTTCCTCCAGAtatcatttttctccatttttaaggcACAGGTTACCCCTGATGTTACTAAGGACTAAATACTTTAGGCTACAAGAATTTCCTTTTTTGGAACTGCCAAGCATGTGGGGGAAAAGTAATGATTGATTCAGATTCTAGCTAGATCTGATGAGCTTGGACAAACACCTAATATTGCAAAGTATGAGGTTTTTTACTGATGAAAAGCATGAAAATATCACATCTGATAACTTGGTAGGTAATATATATGAAAGGTCTAACTTAGCACCAAGCAGAGAACAGGTTCtaaatataaattacttttttcttctataCTTGCACATGTAAggattaataaatattattctttaggtatttaaattttaactattttatgcTTCATTTTTGCTTTATCAGGACCTGCAACTTTTTGTTAATGGTATGCATATACCAGTACTTTACCCTGGAATCAGTCCAAGTTGATGGTATTCCtaataacaaacaaaacagataataatatcagagagaaaaaaagctctatttaagaatatattcagGTGTTGAATTGTCATATATGATGGTCATTCAATCAAACTATATGAAATTTTCAAATCCATAGTGATGTCAATATAATTAGTGTCATTTTCAGGTACAGAATTATTCATCAGAAATTTATAGATACTGTGTTTCAGAGAACTTGACAGAAATTTGACTATAGTAtactaaagaaaatattcttgacTGGTGAATATGTATTCTGTGTGATTTCATATTCAAACAAATCTGTTGAACAAattgagaaatgaaatatatagttTACTTCTGTCACATGGTGATGCTTATGAGGAGACTATTATTTGACAACTTGGGATATGAGGAAGTTTGTAATATTATGCCTTGGGATTCCTGAAATTTGCCAAAGATATTGAATGGAGGTGACTTTTATATGTACTGGCTTCAaactgttggctcagacagtaaagaatccacctgcaatgtgagagacccaggtttgatccgtgggtcaggaagatccctggagaagagaatggctactcagtccagtattctcacctggagaattccatgggcagaggaacctggcgggcttcattcagtccacggggttacaaagagttagacatgactgagagactaatactttcacttttgatTCTTAGCATTTGCTGAATTTGTTGAAAATTGTAAAGTTATTATACTTTGAAATATAGTTACTAGTGTAACTGATTACACCATGACACAATTGTAACCTCAACTGTAATTATTTAGTTTATTCCTAATGAAACTAGTAGTTTAGATTTTGAAATATGTTCACCATATGCTCTTCTTTTGAACTTCTTTGACTAATACATCATCATGTTTTAGTAATTCAGTGTAATATATGTCGTGACCTTTTTCCACTTTCTTGCTGTTCCTTGATTTTGGATGTTTAGTGAAATTATAATCAGTTGTCCATAGGGATGATATTTGTTTCATAATGTTATaaattcttcataatttttttcatagcatttatGACTTCCTTATTTCTTAGACTATAAATAAATGGGTTTAACAAGGGAATCACCAGAGTATAAAAAATAGCAACAGGTATATCTTTATCTTCATCATTAACTGAATTTGGCCTAACATACATGAAAAGAAGGGAACCGTAGAATATTGAGACAGAGAGAAAGTGGGATGCACATGTAGATAAGGCTTTGCCTTTTCCCTCTTTGGATTTCATCTTGAAAAttgtgaaaagaataaaaaggtaaGAGATTATTACTGTGGTAATAGTGAAGACTAAAACTGACCCTGCAAAGATGAATATCATCAATTCATTGATATAAGGATCTACACAAGAGAGTCTGTATAATGGAAGGACATCACACAAAAAGTGATTGATTTGATGAGACTTACAGAAATTTAGCCTAAACAGAAGTCCTACTTCAATCATGGGATGAATGTTTCCAGCTATGTAGGCCCCTGTggtcatctgaatgcagagtttctttGACATCATGGTGTGGTACTGCagtggtttgcagatggccacatagcgatcaTAGGCCATTGCTGCCAGGAGAAAGCAATCTGTAGTTTCAGcaaggcagagaaaataaaattgtgccATGCATTCATGGagggagatcattctgtctttggAAAAGAGGTTCTGCAGGATCTTTGGGGTAATGGCACAAGAACAACAAGAATCCATCAGCGCGAGGTTACCCAGAAAGATGTACATTGATGTGTGAAGACGATGCTCTGTAACTATCAATGCCACCAGGCCAAGATTCCCCACCATGGTGATCAGATAGATGGTAAAGAACACCTGAAACAGAAGGGTCTTCAGCTCTGGATGATCTGTAAATCCTATCAGGATAAACTCTGTTGTCAAAGATTGGTTATCCTCAGTCATATCCACCTTTTCTGTTGACATAGGAATTGTAGAAATAAGATTTGAAATTATAATGTCAATAATTTTCCCttgaaaattctttctttctttctttcttttttttttataaaggatAGAGCTCTTCCCTATTTCCTCTGGGAAACAGGGACACATACCTGTATGAGACATTCACTTCTCTGAAATGTCAGCTTTTATGATCTTGACTCTGAAACTCAGATTTCCCAAGAATATTTTGATAATTCTAGGGAGGATGCTTACAATGGAAAAGGCTTGTCTTTAAGAACTTATGAAGAATACTATACgtatcagtgtgtgtgtatgtgtcctcagttgtgtctgactctttgcgaccccattcactgtagactgtagcccagcagtctcctctgttcatggaattttccaggcaagagtactggagtgggttgccatttctttttccagtacACATCCAGGACACTCATGTTTGATTCAGCAATCCCAAATAAGGTACGTCAGTTTTTATATTAGAGatccttaaaataaatatcatcactttatatatatgtgtgtgtgtgtatgtgtgtatgtatgtatgtgtgtgtgtgtatatatatatattaacatatattaacttatgtattaatatatagttaatatgtatatatgaaattgaGCAATATTTTTCATGCACCCTCTCAGTAGAGGTTGTGTTTAAAATGTGTACTCAGATATGTTAAATTTGTATCTTAGGAATTGCATGAAAATAACTAAGGGTTAAGGAGAGACCTGTTCCTCTTAAAGAAAACTACCTTGGAAAGCTAAGAAAAGAAATACCCATAGATTGTCACCTCTTTTATCTGTTTTCCCAGTGTCATGCTAAATCCATTATTCTCTTTGAAGGTACCCAAATATATAAATCCTTTCCTCTTTTATGTTaagcataatttttatatatgatactTAATGAAGTTTACTCAGTGTCCCAGACTGTATACCAGTCTCCAGTTGTTGAATGATCAAGAGTGTCTTGTATACCCAATACAAACTAGAATTTCTTTTGTAAAACCCAGCGTTGCTTTTGTTTCATGTGTGCACGCACAATTTCTtatgtttaaatttctttatgtttaattgcagaataactgctttacaatattgtgttggtttctgccgtacatcaacatgcatcagccataggtgcacatatgtccccttcctcttgaacctccctcccatctcccaccctgtcccacccctctaggttgttacagagtacTGGTTGAGCTCTCTGTGTCATATGCTAGATATCTTGAGGTTTCCTGTGACTTATACTTCTATAAGAGCTGTGGAGAGCTATGGAAAAAAGCATGATTGATTCCAGTCCTACGTCCAGTTCAGTGACCTGGGATGGGTGAACTTGTTTTTAGTATCCTAGCAAACATCCTCAATGAACTATTTGATGTCTGCAAATTGAAATTTAATTATGAAGATTAGTTTACAAAGGATAGTATtgaaattcattgtttaaaaaaatcttttacctGAATTAGTGTGTCTACTATTTTACTACTTCCTGGGAAAATTATGTAAGATTTTCTGAAGTATGTCACAGTATGTAAAAgctaataaataaaagcaagccaTGCCTTTATACTTTAGATTTTTAACACTTAGGAAGAGAGAAAATCCTTAAAATCTTAATGTGATTTATGAGAACAAatcttgtgtttcttttaaaggctatattctattattatttagtGATCTACAAGAACATTTGACTGAGTTTCAATTATATAAATTCTTCGGTCAAAATGGTTTATTTGAATTCCAAACTCCAGGCACTGGctgaaagttttctttatttttttttttagtttaaaaatattaaacagccAAGATAGGAACAACTTTCTATGTGCATTCCTGAATGATATAACAGAATTATATTCTGTCCTTACCTGTATATTTTGAAGTTCTACATTATAAACAGAGGTCAGCATAAATTGCAGTTAATTTTCTCATCCTAGTTCCCATAGTCTTCAGTTTTGAGAATAGCTAGAATAACTAAATAGTTGAAAtctagcaacaacaaaaaatgctcaatgattcagaaaaaaaatattaattgacattaatattaaaagtaaaagtgaaCTAGACTATTCCTCTTACCTTAATTTCACTGAGAAGTGTTTTGTAACACCTCGTTGTTTGCTTTATGGTTTAGGTCTACTAGAATTTCAGAATATAACCTCTAATGCATTTTGGGATAAAAGAATAAACAACTGGAAGGCTACTAATAGGCCAGTGTCAATAGTtattttccatacaaatttaaatcTTCCATCAAATGCTAAAGGGATTTCCTTGCAATGACCTCACTGTATTTCTATGGGGAGATTAGGTCACTATGACATCCACTACCTAACTTTAATTAAAGATGACCTGTgattctggaagatcccctggaggaggaaatgtctacccacttcagtattcttgtctagaaaattccatggacagaggagcctggtggcctgcaatccatggagttgcaaagaatcagacacagtttAGCCACTGGGcatgaatgaaaaatttaaagtaaaagacCTTCATTAAAGTCAGTTAGAtaggaaccctcatacactgttggtgggaatgcaaactagtacagctgctatagacaacagtgtggagatttctttaaaaactggaattagaactgccatatgacccagcaatcccactcctgggcatacacaccaaggaaaccagatctgaaagagacacgtgcaccccagtgttcatcgcagcacaaaaaccactacaatgttgtaattagcctccaactaataaaaataaatgaaaaaaaaaataaagccagtaaGGTAATTTGAGATCATCTTTCTGAATGTTATTTAATTGACCCAATTTTTATGATTCTTTGCATTCTTtgtgtaaaatgtaaaatggtcAGAAGAGTCAGGTTGGTTTCACCTCCTACTGGAGGAATTAATATGTTTATGGGATTAACATAGTTTATGAAAGATGATTGGATTTGGAGGTATAGAAAATTCAGCCAGGGTATCAACTTCTTCCCTCTGTGAGTTGACTTTGGCTCCATGTCCTCCAAAACCCATTTTGGAAACTttgatgttattaatattatctaTTACTACATATGAATTACTGAGactattctcttttcttttaaatttacagCAGCTGTGTTTGTCTTTGTTATGCTGATTCCCCCTTAATTCTAATAATCACTCTTCAGCATGCTGTATATTTGTTAGTACATCTGTAATCAGTCACTCTTCCCCCAACCTCTATGAGCTTAAGAGGGAAGAGGTGTCTCTCttatgttcatttctttctttctttatgttttttagaTCTGtggcttattatttatttttttttcaaaaacatattttatttattttttttctttttttccatttatttgtgttagttggaggctaattactttacagtattgtagtggtttttgtcatacattgacatgaatcagccatggatttacatgtattccccatcccaatcccccctcccacctccctctccacccgattcctctgggtcttcccagtgcaccaggcccgagcacttatctcatgcatccaacctgtgctggtgatctgtttcaccttagataatatacacatttcgatgctgttctctcgaaacatcccaccctcgccttctcccacagagtcccaaagtctgttctatacatctgtgtctctttttcagttttgcatatagggttatcgttaccatctttctaaattccatatatatgtgttagtatactgtattggtctttatctttctggcttacttcaccctgtataatgggctgccagtttcatccatctcattagaactgattcaaatgaattctttttaatggctgagtaatattccatggtgtatgtaccacagcttcctcatccattcatctgctgatgggcatctaggttgcttccatgtcctggctattataaacagtgctgcgatgaacattggggtgcacgtgtctctttcagatctggtttcctcggtgtgtatgcccagaagtgggattgctgggtcatatggcagttctatttccagttttttaagaagtctccacactgttctccatagcggctgtactagtttgcattcccaccaacagtgtaagagggttcccttttctccacaccctctccagcatttatagcttgtagacttttggatagcagccatcctgactggcgtgtaatggtacctcattgtggttttgatttgcatttctctgataatcagtgatgttgagcatcttttcatgtgtttgttagccatctgtgtgtcttctttggagaaatgtctgtttagttctttggcccattttttgattgggtcatttatttttctagaattgagctggaggagttgcttgtatatttttgagattaatcctttgtctgttgcttcatttgctattattttctcccaatctgagggctgtcttttcaccttgcttatagtttcctttgttgtgcaaaagcttttaagtttcattagttcccatttgtttatttttgcttttatttccaatattctgggaggtgggtcatagaggatcctgctgtgatttatgtcggagagtgttttgcctatgttctcctctaggagttttatagtttctggtcttatgtttagatctttaatccattttgagtttatttttgtgtatggtgttcgaaagggttctagtttcattcttttacaagtggttgaccagttttcccagtaccacttgttaaagaggttgtcttttttccattgtatattcttgccttctttttcgaagataaggtgtccataggttcgtggatttatctctgggctttctattctgttccattgatctatatttctgcctttgtgccagtaccatactgtcttgatgactgtggtttgtagtagagcctgaagtcaggcaggttgattcctccagttccattcttctttctcaagattacttcggctattcgaggttttttgtatttccatacaaattgtgaaattacttgttctagttctgtgaaaaatgccgttgACAGATTAAAAATGTAACCTGAGATTTATGATAGTAATCTGAAGACATAAAGTTCTAATATTTAGTATGATTTATAGAGGTGAATGGACTATAAGCATCTGTTCTGCCTCCCTGAAGCTTCATCAGCTTCAGTTATGAACCAGTATTTGAAACCAGGTAGTGAGTCGCTTCACTGTTAAAACATATCTGCATCAGCAAGTAATGCCGACTTCAGAGCAATTTTGCAGGAGCTAAAATGGGTAGGAA
Protein-coding regions in this window:
- the LOC110144044 gene encoding olfactory receptor 5K3-like gives rise to the protein MTEDNQSLTTEFILIGFTDHPELKTLLFQVFFTIYLITMVGNLGLVALIVTEHRLHTSMYIFLGNLALMDSCCSCAITPKILQNLFSKDRMISLHECMAQFYFLCLAETTDCFLLAAMAYDRYVAICKPLQYHTMMSKKLCIQMTTGAYIAGNIHPMIEVGLLFRLNFCKSHQINHFLCDVLPLYRLSCVDPYINELMIFIFAGSVLVFTITTVIISYLFILFTIFKMKSKEGKGKALSTCASHFLSVSIFYGSLLFMYVRPNSVNDEDKDIPVAIFYTLVIPLLNPFIYSLRNKEVINAMKKIMKNL